Below is a window of Entelurus aequoreus isolate RoL-2023_Sb linkage group LG07, RoL_Eaeq_v1.1, whole genome shotgun sequence DNA.
tttcggactataagtcgcagtttttttcatagtttggccgggggtgcgacttatactcaggagcgacttatgtgtgaaattattaacacattaccgtaaaatatcaaataatattatatagctcattcacgtaagagactagacgtataagatttcatgggatttagcgattaggagtgacagattgtttggtaaacgtatatagcatgttctatatgttatagttatttgaatgactcttaccataatatgttacgttaacataccaggcacgttctcagttggttatttatgcgtcatataacgtacacttattcagcctgttgttcactattctttatttattttaaattgcctttcaaatgtctattcttggtgttgggttttatcaaataaatttcccccaaaaatgcgacttatatatgtttttttccttctttattatgcattttcgtcgggtgcgacttatactccgaaaaatacggtatatagccctaaatcacaagtgtctcaaagggctgcacgagccacaacgacatcctcggttcagagcccacataagggcaaggaaaaactcacaacccagtgggatgtcaatgtgaatgactatgtgaaaccttggggaggaccgCAGatgggggagaccggatgcaatggacgtcgagtgggtctagcataatattgtgaaagtccagtccgtagtggatctaacataatagtgagagtccagtccatagtggggccagcagaagaccatctccaaccgatgcacaggcgagcggtccaccccgggtcccgactctggacagccagcacttcatccatggccaccggacctgtgtccccccactccacaagggagaggggggcagaagagaaaagaaaagaaacggcagatcaactggtctaaaaagggggtctatttaaaggctagagtatacaaatgagttttaagatgggacttaaatgctgatatgaggtagcatctctaactgttactgggagggcattccatagtactgttAGTTCTAGTgaaagaagctttgaatgctccaggataccaaaacattttgaacaattccatgctcccaaccttgtgggaacagtttggagcgggccccttcctcttccaacatgactgtgcaccagtgcacaaagcaaggtccataaagacatggatgacagagtctggtgtggatgcacttgactggcctgcacagagtcctgacctgaacccgatagaacacctttgggatgaattagaacggagactgagagccaggccttctcgaccaacatcagcgtgtgagctcaccaatgcgcttttggaagaatggtcaaaaagcCCTAAAAACATacgccgcaaccttgtggacagccttcccagaagagttgaagctgtaatagctgcaaaaggtggaccgacatcatattgaaccctatgggttaggaatgggatggcacttgaagttcatatgtaagtcaaggcaggtggccaaatactttgggcaatatagtgtatttctatAGCGAGGTTCATACCATGTGTGGATAAATATCATAATAATTCAAGTATCATTATTGTGCTGTTCAAGTAAAATATTCATGTGATTCTACATTATTGTGCATTTCAGGTGTTCACAGATCCCAGCAACCTACAGCGTCACATCCGCTCCCAACATGTGGGGGCGAGAGCTCATACTTGTCCTGAATGTGGAAAGACCTTCGCCACCTCATCAGGGCTCAAACAGCATAAGCACATCCACAGCAGTGTCAAACCTTTTATCTGTAAGTCACAGTCCGTTACCCTTTTTGATCCAATACCGCGTGTTTTGAACCATCAGTTTATGTTCATTTGCATTGATCAATTATCTAAATTGTGGCGGGATAATTAATTTATGTGGTACCACGGTTTTTGTTGGTGATCCATTCCAAAACAAAGACCGAATCGTACGAAAACCTATAAGGAATAATGCAAATCCAAGTAATCCGTTTCATACACCCAAAAATATGAACAATCTTttcatataattatatatttcatGCAGAAAATAATGTGAAATACAGTGAAACCTCGATTTACAgatttagggcctgatttactaagagccTAATACTAcacgctaaacagtgtgtgcaatgtttttaatagtgtagaccaggggtgtccaaagtgcggccatttgcggcccgcagctaattgtttacgggcccgccacacattctggaaatgctattgcaaaaattaaaaaaaacattaaaaaatgtggaatgaggtgaaatctaactagaaaaggttgcaatgttgacacaaagctgccatgcaggctgctttttttcttttgtctatctttatttttctttttttgccattgctcaaaaaaaaaaaaatcaaaaaaaaaatcaatgttataatgaattattgacctattcaaagctccagttatttaaaatatttcactttaaaatgttttatgtggaaaatattgcatatattgtgtggttgccatatacaaatatcaacgttttctttgacaaaagagcataaaacaaacaaaataatagtcgaaacgtaaaatcgacagatatatctgaagttgatcttgtaacttaagtaaaaacaactaataaaaatgtatcactttatgagtggggcaccttttgcatcccaaatatatttaatgggattttattcatcttttcactgtgattactcaaaaataataataaattaaaatcaatgaagtcctgcattattgatctttctaaggctctaattacttcacatcaaacattgctttctgaatgtttttggcagtgggggaaatactgcatatttcagtttcattataaaaaacaaagttgtctttgacaggaaaggctttttttttaacttaatatcaacctgaagttgatatactgtagagatttactgtaagcgttaaataaatttaaaaaaaattataatttaacttttttttaacacattttaacattttaataattgagaccctttatggtccccgggagccttaaaggtaaaaataaataaataaataaaaaaaatccatatattttgttatgttttcgaaaatgaaaaatatcaaattggcccccgcatgctttaattttcccgtgtgcggccctcagtggaaaaattttggacacccctggtatagactattagtgggcgtgttccacgcaatctactaagactgcgtacAATTCAaaggtggtgcagaccgccccATTTAAATGAGGATGTTGTGTgaactatacggggcatcaccatggagacactcgatCATTTACTCCGCATTCATTTTATCACGTTACGACCTGTGGTAGTTGCTACGTTTTCAAACATGCAAGAGACATctgccactttttatgggcattttaggcAAAGTCCAAAGTGCATCTACAACGGAATCcacttttttgtcctttttttttttttgctcacggGAGAGGCTACACTTACTGTGCTCaagacacaaaaaatgcagacctcaagaagttgtttttttatataggagatatgttattaatatatattacacattaaaaaaaaaacagcattaaaaaaaaatgccagcagacaccaaaacgcatcaattgaatttgctttaatcagccccttatgtCACCACGCatacagctataaaattataaaatgatgttgctgaatagacaatatgtctgatgtttttttaaatttctgacaGACCATTTAAAAATATTGATACACGCGTAtgacggaggattctctgtcaATCGGCGGCACTGATCCTGCATGTACTTTGCAGATGTGCTAAATAAACCGAAAAATAGTGCTCTCAAAACGGTGATGGGTGTTGATAAATCTCACTGCGCGTGCTAAATAATTTTATTTGcaccttctcctcccagtattgtggacgTTTTCCTAATCAACCTATACTGTGCatgttaatgaagacagagacacaaaatggattgcacaccttattatgctcacttaacagatgccatccactttgcacatgttgagtagatcagctttgcatgtgctatcaagtttgcatgtgttttagtacacataaacatttagtaaatcaggcttTTAATTGGTTCCTGATTAGGGTTCGTAATAGATAAGTTTGTATATTCAAGCAAAactaacaatgtaaacataaataatgggtTACCCGACAAAAATCCATATTTACGTAAAAGTGTGTACATTTGGAACACAATATGgagcgctatacagtactgtatatcaaacaaacataacaagggggtgattgAACATccatctatttaataacaaaccaaaaaaacaacaacaagctaaaCTGTCCTCATATCCAGCCACCCTGctgacccacacacacactgtcactagcccagtggtgcactcagtttgaaatcacaaaacgcCTTACCTTTACcagccaggtcgctacaatgattaggaataaaaaatataaaaataaaaaaaaatcctgtttaCCTTCTTGGGTAATCTTCTTGGTCTGCAGCAGAAGAATAGAGAtgaggcagtgtcgacaacgctgtggatacttcctgaatgtttcaaaccacacgttGCTTGTTCATTGCTTTCTTCAGACTCATATTGAGCTAGGATAACTAGAAAAATGCTgtgaaaaggctaaaaaaaacacacttagAAATACACAAAGTAGCAATTAGCACAGTAGTTAGCGACAGTACTGCTGTGCTGACTAAATTAGCACCGGAGATcgatcagcccgcccacaatggcTGTGCTGCTGggcacaaaataaacaaacagttggaTGAAGCGTTCATCCACAAAGACAAGATTCgtgaacaaaatacatttttattcggTCTGTTCATAAATCCAAAAGTTCGTACAATGAGGGGTTCATAAATTGAGGTTCTACTATAAAAATGTTCTGGAATTTGCAACTTTTTTTGGCCCCATGTTTGGTTATTGTGTAGCCCACTCActtaaaaaaaaagcacagagactTGTGGTCCTACTGTGTTGGTTAGCGAAGAACCACAGAGTTAACCAGTGATGATGTCATAGAGCGTAGACGGAACTGGGGGAGGAACACTGTTGGGTGGGGAGTTGAAAGCAGGCTAACACAGGCacgttttgtaataaagacacggTTAGACTCACGCTGGGTATTAATAACATGACAAGACTGACCAATGTGTGGGATTCTTTGTATGGACAATCGAGGCCGCAGAATGACACAAGCGCGCACAAACAGATTAGTTTGTTAGGCACAATGTTTGGCCGTACGATATCTGACATGTTATACTTTTGTAGAAAACAGATTGCTACGAAAGGTGGTGCACACGAAAccggaggtaccactgtactctaCAATGGACTAAAATGAGTCTACGCTGTACCCGTAACCCATAGCCAAAGCAATTTCTCACCCCAGATTTGCATTCACATGCGTTGTTTGTGTTGCGTATACTTTGGTTTACACAGTTAGAGACAGTGTTAAAAAGGGTTTAACCAGGCCCTGATGGGCTGCGTCTTCTTGTACCCCCAGGTGAGGTGTGCCACAAATCCTACACCCAGTTCTCCAACCTCTGTCGCCACAAGCGCATGCACGCTGACTGCCGCACTCAGATAAAGTGTAAAGACTGTGGCCAGTTGTTCAGCACTACCTCTTCCCTAAACAAGCACCGCCGCTTTTGCGAGGGCAAAAACCATTACGGCTCTCCAACGGGGATGTTCAATCCCGGCATCCCCATGAGCTCCAGCCCTATCATTGCTAAGGCTAAGTCCCACCACCCCCACCTTACTGGTCTGAACCAGTCAGGTTTAGGCTTCACTGACTACTTTCCTTCCAGACCTCACCCTCATGCTGGCTTGCCCTTCTCGCCAGGACCTCATGGGTTCCCATCCCTCCCTCACGGTTTCCCAGGCATCTTTCCCCCCTCGCTTTATCCACGACCGCCCTTATTGCCGGCGAGTTCTATGATGAAGACGCCCCTTGGCAGCAGCACTCAAGAGGTCAAGCTCCCTCAGAGTCCTCTAGACGGCCCTCCTTTGTCCATGGTTAGCTCCACAAACAGTAATGGAGGCAACAGTAAAAGCCTGGCTGAGGACAAAGATAGCGAGACTAAACTGGATTTCTCCTCTGGTGGAGAGGCAAAACCCAAATCCAAGATGGCAGACATTTCAGATGGCAGCGACCTCGAAGACGTCAATACCACAAGCGGAACGGATTTGGACACCACAACTGGTACGGCTTCAGGCGATGGTTCCGACTTGGAGAGCGATGGAGACAGTGAACGTGAGCGCAACGGCAAAAGGAGGAAGTCATCCGTGGCCCTATCAAATCAAGATGGACACCGCTTAGACGACACCAACAGCACAGTCTTACCAGCTGTGTCCAGTTCAGGCAATCTCTCCATCGATCGTCCCTTTTTGTCCTCTGCATCAACGCACCACTCTTTTTTCCCTCCTCTTGATGAGCAAGCGCTCCCGCCCACCACCATGAATCCTAACGCGGCCACTGATTCCATCAAAGCCATTGCCTCTATTGCTGAGAAATACTTTGGTCCAGGTTTTATAGGCCTCCATCAAGAGAAGAAGATGGGTCCATTGCCCTACCACTCCATGTTTCCCTTCCAGTTCCTACCCAATTTCCACAACTCCCTTTACCCATTTAGCACAGATCGAGGTGCCCTCACCTCTGGCCTGTTCTTTAAGGGGGAGCCTAAGTCACCTTGTGAGCAACTGCATAAGATGGTTTCTGGTGCTCTTGGTGCTGCACCGGCTCCGACGGGAGAATCACCATTTGATCTCAGCACAAAGCCCAAGGAGAGCAAGTTATCTCCTCCATCTCCTACTAAACCCTCAAATCCAAACACTAATACTGGGAGCAGCAGCGGTCCTTCAGTAATATCAAGCGGTGAAGAACAACCGCTGGACCTCAGCATTAACAGCCGAAGCCGAGTGGGTCACAATGGCATGGCGGCCGAACCCCACGGTCAAAACAACCACGTCTACAGAGTTGGAAAAGGGGTGTCGATCAAGGATGAAGCTCTCGGCTTTCCACATGCCCATTCCCAGTCACTGCACCAGTCCCCTATGGCACCTCACCAGCAACCGCAAGCACATCCACACCAACCGCCGCCTCTACACTACGCCAAACCCTCCGCCTTCTTCATGGACCCCATTTACAGGTATTTCTGCTCCGATTGGACCACTAACCTCTACTCACACATAAACCATGTTAGTCGAGAACGGTGTTCTTGATCAGATGATCTCTGACCTTGGTACGTAACCCTCTGCCTCGTTGTTTGTCCAGCAGGGTGGAGAAGAGGAAGCTACTTGACCCTGTAGGAGCTCTGAAGGAGAAGTTCCTTAGGCCCTCACCTCAACTTTTTCATCCACAGGTACAGTACACCTACACTTATTTCTAGAAAACCTACACTTGCAGAAAATGCGCACCTTATTACCAAATGTGACCAGATATTAGCTGGTATTTTCAGTGTTATGTGAATATGCTCCCCTTCTGCATCCCACGCTGCTCAAACCTAAATTGATGCACCATTATTCCTCACCGCTGAAGCGATGTTCTCAAGGGCTGTATGAATTTTTCCTTTGTTTATCGAATGGCGCCTGTGGACTTAGTCATTTCTACCTTTTTTCTAGAAGACAGTCTTGCAGTCCCTTTGATAATCACTCGCATTGTTCCTCGGTCCCCAGGCCCTGGCTGTCTGTACAAATCCTGATTGTTAAGAATGATAGTATTAATgctaataaaaaatagaatactaAGCATTTGAATGGTAGCAAAATGCCTCGCTTGGCTAATCTTAGCCGTGGCATTGTTTCACGCACTGGGAGCCCGCAGGCCTGCTAATAATTCAACCTCCtccaagtttttctttttttctgtgtGGCGGGCTGGCTGGCTAGATAATAGCACCGTGTCCATCAAGGACATCCTGTGTTTGTGTCCAGTAGAATGAGGGGCTCTTGTCGGGGAAACGGTTTAATCTGACCTGGAAATCTGTTGACTGTGACTCTGCAATACATGCAACTCGCCGCATATGCGGACTGATAAACACTTGCATTAGTCAGCCGTGGAGATTCTGGAGATGCTGCAAATATGTAGTACTGTGACTGTATTGACTGCTAAATAGAGGAAAGGGTTGCTCTATAACAGATTTATGTTTGACTTTTGAAAATGATGATTGATGAAACAATGAATTAGGTGAAAGAACAGTGTGCCTCGCATCATCTTTAGGTCATGCCACCTTTAGGTTTCTTCTGGTTGTTCAATTGTAGACCATTTCTCCTGAAATTAGTCCAATGCTTGAAAAAGTTAGCAAGCAGcgtaccaatcaatcaatcaatcaatgtttatttatatagccctaaatcacaagtgtctaaaagggctgcacaagccacaacgacatcctcggtacagagcccacataagggcaaggaaaaactcacaacccagtgggatgtcgatgtgaatgactatgagaaaccttggagaggaccgcatatgtgggtgacccccctccaaccccacccccccccccccccctccctctaggggagaccggatgcaatggacgtcgagtgggtctgacataatattgtgaaagtccagtccatagtggatctaacataatagtgagagtccagtccatagtggggccagtaggagaccatctcgagcggagatgggtcagcagcgcagagatgtcctcaaccgatgcacaggcgagcggtccaccccgggtcccgactctggacagccatcacttcatccatggccaccggacctgtgtcccccccttccacaagggagaggggggcagaggagaaaagaaaagaaacggcagatcaactggtttaaaaagggggtctatgtACCATGCACTATCATGACTATTACAGCAAATTTTCACTCAATTTCGGTCAAAATTCCTTCTGATGTTCCAAAAAAAACCCTTGCCATGACCAATTGCCACAACacataacccagcaggcacaagacattaaaacaacgttgagaacttgttgaattaggtcctgaccttGAGCAACTTAAACCTAACGTTgaaccaacatgctttttgacaatgtttaatcaataatgggttctgacgttgatttgaccgttgaattttcgtcattttccaaccaatattttacaacacttgaaacaacatccttcctgacgtttagtcaatgtcaggctgtgacgttgatttgaccattgaaatgtggtcatttctcaaccaacaatGTGAATCCAAGGTcagacatcaacattgtctccATTTACAAATGCAACTATTTTGCGACGTTGTTTCAAagacagttttaaaggacatgtgcgtataatcaacgttgtatcaatgtcttgtgtctgctgggaACTAGGGCCGCAACGATTAACTAGGGCCGcaacgattaatcaattaatttgattagaaagaAGCTTAGATTTATATTCTGtcgcttcgattaatcgtttattGACAGTGACtaccacctgctcagtggccttgtggttagagtttccgccctgacttcggtaggtcgtgagtttacaaatgcaacttttttgcaacgttgtttcaaagtcagttttaaaggacatgtgcgtacaatcaacgttgtatcaatgtattcactgcaaaaactgatatctaagtaagattgaatatctcaaataagggtgatatttgcttattttctgtctgataagataatttttctcactaagcagattttatgttagagtgttttacttgttttaagtgttttggtcctaaatgatctcagtaagatattacagcttgttgctgagatgttatgacctatattgagtaaaacatgcttgaaactagaatatcaactgttgcaaagctgtgtcatcaacactcacaagtataaaagtacttttttaaagtaataatttcttctttcaagcatgaacaaaaaaaaaatcatgacttttgacacaattgtgtctcataattaaaacagatgacagccaaatggactttgctgttttattttcaatgaaacaatataaaatacgtactcatatagtagtacagttgttattagtgagaatatacttattttaaggtatttttgggttcattgaagttagctaattttacttgttttggaaagtcttgacaagccaaattttcttgttctattagcagataattgtgcttagttcaaataaaatacccctcatttttgtattttttttgttgtttttgaacactgactttttgcagtgttgtgcCTGCTGGAAACCAAGGCCGGAACGATTAAccgattaatttgattagaaaaaagcttagATATATATTATGTCGCTTCGAATAATCGTTTAATGGGAGTAACtaccacctgctcagtggccttgtggttagagtgtccgccctgagatcggtaggtcgtgagttcaaaccccggccgagtcataccaaagactgaaaaaatgggacccattacctccctgcttggcactcagcatcaagggttggtattgggggttaagtcaccaaaattattcctgagcatggccaccgctgctgctcactgctcccctcacctggaaaaaggggaagggtcaaatgcagaggataatttcaccacacttagtgtgtgtgtgactatcagtggtactttaacgttttaactttaactaataaaAATTGATAACATCCGTACCGCATTGAGTGCACGGAACCTTAAATACATAGACGTAGTTTCTAGACATAGAGCGCAAATTAACGCAATGGTGTGTGGTTGCcgtgatatacaaaccccgtttccatatgagttgggaaattgtgttagatgtaaatataaacggaatacaatgattttcaaatccttttcaacccatattcaattgaatgcactacaaagacaagatatttgatgttcaaactcataaactttattttttttttgcaaataataattaactggcctttccttttaacaacactcagtaaacgtttgggaactgaggagacacatttttgaagcttctcaggtggaattctttcccattcttgcttgatgtacagcttaagttattcaacagtccgggggtctccgttgtggtattttaggcttaataatgcgccacacattttcaatgggagacaggtctggactacaggcaggccagtctagtacccgtactcttttactatgaagccacattgatgtaacacatggcttggcattgtcttgctgaaataagcaggggcgtccatggtaacgttgcttggatggcaacatatgttgctccaaaagctgtatgtgcctttcagcattaatggcgccttcacagatgtgtaag
It encodes the following:
- the LOC133654236 gene encoding histone-lysine N-methyltransferase PRDM16-like isoform X6, which produces MGCVANSAGTDVLVQLEALRTAAQLSQLFRRKFYYKSVRDIEAGEELLVYMKDGIFPEGSMAPNLQDEQMYRCEDCDELFSSTLELRRHQKYSCTSAGSIFDTLREDFKQEREDSDEPVHECKDCEKIFPNEYSLGQHMIVHTEEREYKCDQCPKAFNWKSNLIRHQMSHDSGKRFECENCDKVFTDPSNLQRHIRSQHVGARAHTCPECGKTFATSSGLKQHKHIHSSVKPFICEVCHKSYTQFSNLCRHKRMHADCRTQIKCKDCGQLFSTTSSLNKHRRFCEGKNHYGSPTGMFNPGIPMSSSPIIAKAKSHHPHLTGLNQSGLGFTDYFPSRPHPHAGLPFSPGPHGFPSLPHGFPGIFPPSLYPRPPLLPASSMMKTPLGSSTQEVKLPQSPLDGPPLSMVSSTNSNGGNSKSLAEDKDSETKLDFSSGGEAKPKSKMADISDGSDLEDVNTTSGTDLDTTTGTASGDGSDLESDGDSERERNGKRRKSSVALSNQDGHRLDDTNSTVLPAVSSSGNLSIDRPFLSSASTHHSFFPPLDEQALPPTTMNPNAATDSIKAIASIAEKYFGPGFIGLHQEKKMGPLPYHSMFPFQFLPNFHNSLYPFSTDRGALTSGLFFKGEPKSPCEQLHKMVSGALGAAPAPTGESPFDLSTKPKESKLSPPSPTKPSNPNTNTGSSSGPSVISSGEEQPLDLSINSRSRVGHNGMAAEPHGQNNHVYRVGKGVSIKDEALGFPHAHSQSLHQSPMAPHQQPQAHPHQPPPLHYAKPSAFFMDPIYRVEKRKLLDPVGALKEKFLRPSPQLFHPQMSAMESMTEKLESFGALKLDVPPNSLQHSAHPLFNFRSPPPSLSEAILRKGKERYACRYCGKIFPRSANLTRHLRTHTGEQPYRCKYCDRSFSISSNLQRHVRNIHNKEKPFKCHLCNRCFGQQTNLDRHLKKHEHENIPVSQQSGMLSNLGTTVSSPNSEPDNHALLDEKEDSYFSEIRNFISNSEMNQASSSTDKRPDLADADGHHPGGRTLSNSKLALQGLEEEEDEAEGDDEEEEEGSLTEKSHDEAPESPSPVAARVYEEEEDEEEAAPLSMSYEHSRRCLEEDGPLLDLEGLSSFPKGLEGLRKASGDEQHFDAKDMFSASLESDTFKETLYRQAKTQAYAMMLSLSDNNPLHAPSQNSLDAWLGMGGGPSETSSFHPLNHI